The following coding sequences lie in one Thermodesulfobacteriota bacterium genomic window:
- a CDS encoding integration host factor subunit beta translates to MNKAELIEKVSERTNVTQKVAKVIVDTLFEGMKESLQKGQRIEIRGFGSFMVRHYGGYKGRNPKTGEVVDVPPKRLPFFKVGKELKEMVNTVGKTT, encoded by the coding sequence ATGAACAAAGCAGAACTGATCGAAAAGGTCTCGGAGAGGACGAATGTGACCCAGAAAGTGGCCAAGGTGATCGTCGATACCCTCTTCGAAGGGATGAAGGAGAGCCTCCAGAAGGGTCAACGGATCGAAATCAGGGGGTTTGGCAGTTTTATGGTCCGCCATTACGGAGGTTATAAAGGCCGAAATCCAAAGACAGGGGAGGTCGTCGATGTCCCTCCCAAAAGACTCCCTTTCTTTAAGGTCGGAAAAGAGCTTAAGGAGATGGTCAACACCGTTGGAAAAACGACCTAA
- a CDS encoding FHA domain-containing protein: MKKAPLIIAQFFHIKGPLPVNGKEAEFSSPSITIGRHPSSQLRFPGDLTYISRQHAEIVREGNQFKLIDHSTNGTYVNGKRVKEIFLKDGDVLMFGEGGPQVSFLTRMAEGSLESEAVPVPPPRVTEKEVGGEPPRIEKPSIPSPPPEPKISEVSPQVVKVPLIIQYGPTIRSFKQLPVTIGKGPACDYPLEHPALHDQHAQIFFSEGQYYVRDLTGQKLVHIDRRPIDFQAPLKASDELALTPQGPFFRFFGEGRLGEVEEVKEEAPMEAPKTSPEPSEEKSVLSKLKKIFKS; encoded by the coding sequence ATGAAGAAAGCCCCGTTAATCATAGCCCAATTTTTCCACATCAAAGGGCCCTTGCCTGTGAACGGGAAGGAGGCGGAGTTTTCGAGCCCTTCCATCACCATCGGCCGACATCCCTCGAGCCAGCTCCGTTTTCCCGGAGATCTCACCTATATCTCCCGCCAGCATGCCGAGATCGTCCGCGAGGGCAATCAATTTAAGCTGATCGATCACAGCACCAACGGCACCTACGTGAATGGGAAAAGGGTGAAGGAGATTTTCCTGAAAGACGGAGATGTCCTGATGTTCGGCGAGGGAGGGCCTCAGGTGAGTTTCCTCACCCGGATGGCAGAGGGGAGCCTCGAAAGCGAGGCGGTGCCCGTCCCACCCCCTCGTGTGACCGAAAAGGAGGTTGGAGGAGAGCCGCCCCGGATCGAGAAACCTTCCATACCCTCCCCACCTCCCGAACCAAAGATTTCGGAGGTCTCCCCTCAGGTGGTTAAAGTACCGCTGATCATCCAGTACGGACCCACCATCCGCTCTTTCAAACAATTACCCGTCACCATCGGAAAAGGCCCTGCCTGCGACTATCCCTTGGAACATCCCGCCCTCCATGACCAACACGCCCAGATTTTTTTCAGCGAGGGCCAATACTACGTCAGAGACCTGACCGGCCAGAAATTGGTCCATATCGACCGAAGGCCCATCGACTTCCAGGCCCCTTTAAAGGCAAGCGACGAACTGGCACTGACCCCCCAAGGACCCTTCTTTCGATTCTTCGGCGAGGGCCGCCTGGGCGAGGTGGAGGAAGTCAAAGAGGAAGCGCCTATGGAGGCCCCAAAGACTTCCCCGGAGCCATCGGAAGAAAAATCTGTCCTTTCGAAGTTAAAAAAGATCTTTAAATCCTGA
- a CDS encoding histone deacetylase — protein sequence MNQTGIVKDERYLDHVMDPGHPESPERLRVIYEMLEEPDLKGFLELVPPRFATREELELVHSPAYIDQVAKTSGKPYYRLDMDTSTCAKSYETALLAAGGLLELIKAVMEGRLKNGFALIRPPGHHAERDRAMGFCLFNNIAVGALYAIKEFSLERILIVDWDVHHGNGTQNMFYEDPRVLYVSTHRYGFFYPGTGSANEVGKGKGLGFTVNIPLSIRAGDAEFGNIFEKLIKPIALEYRPQLVLISAGFDTHYNDPLGGMEVTEKGFARMTQILMEVAEATAQGRVAIALEGGYDVAGQGRSVKAVLKELAQISPLEKKDLLEKEKSEYSRIDGVIRQVKEIQKRYWKSL from the coding sequence ATGAATCAAACCGGTATCGTTAAAGACGAACGATATCTGGATCATGTCATGGACCCAGGCCATCCGGAGAGCCCGGAGCGGTTAAGGGTCATTTATGAGATGCTCGAAGAGCCGGACCTAAAAGGGTTTCTCGAACTTGTCCCACCCCGGTTTGCCACGCGGGAGGAGTTGGAACTGGTCCATTCGCCCGCCTATATCGATCAGGTGGCAAAGACCTCGGGAAAACCCTATTACCGTCTCGATATGGATACCTCCACCTGTGCCAAATCCTACGAAACGGCCCTTCTCGCAGCGGGAGGGCTCTTGGAGCTGATCAAGGCCGTCATGGAGGGAAGATTGAAAAACGGTTTTGCCTTGATCCGGCCACCCGGTCACCATGCGGAAAGGGACCGGGCCATGGGGTTCTGCCTTTTCAACAACATCGCCGTCGGAGCCCTTTACGCGATCAAGGAATTTTCTCTCGAACGGATCCTGATCGTGGACTGGGATGTCCATCACGGAAACGGAACACAGAACATGTTCTACGAGGATCCCAGGGTCCTTTACGTCTCGACCCACCGATACGGCTTCTTCTATCCTGGAACGGGTTCGGCCAACGAGGTGGGAAAAGGGAAGGGATTGGGATTCACGGTCAATATCCCCCTTTCCATCCGAGCCGGCGATGCCGAATTTGGAAATATCTTTGAGAAGTTAATCAAGCCCATCGCCCTCGAATATCGACCCCAGCTGGTTCTGATTTCTGCCGGATTCGATACCCATTACAACGATCCCCTGGGAGGGATGGAAGTAACGGAGAAGGGGTTTGCCAGAATGACCCAGATCTTGATGGAAGTGGCAGAGGCGACCGCCCAAGGGAGAGTGGCAATCGCTTTAGAGGGGGGGTATGACGTTGCGGGTCAGGGGAGATCTGTCAAAGCCGTTTTGAAAGAGCTGGCCCAGATCTCTCCCCTCGAAAAGAAAGACCTCCTCGAAAAAGAGAAGTCGGAATACTCCCGGATCGATGGGGTCATCCGTCAGGTGAAGGAGATTCAAAAGCGTTACTGGAAAAGCCTTTAG
- a CDS encoding Stp1/IreP family PP2C-type Ser/Thr phosphatase, translating into MFEIRSYGRSDPGLKRANNEDAFLIKPELNLFVVADGMGGAAAGEVASQIFIDTALEVFSTSILRPGEESSRSVQKAFQLANEKILKYSATHPHHQGLGCTAELITFSNQTYVLGHVGDSRTYLLRKGELRQLTRDHSYLQAQIDQGLLQKEEAKHHPMRHVILRAVGIEEALALDLIRGRVFPGDLFLLCSDGLTDMVEDDEILNLLHSSLRLDQKGEGLIDLAKAAGGKDNITVVLCEMEER; encoded by the coding sequence ATGTTTGAAATACGGTCTTACGGCAGGTCCGATCCGGGCTTGAAACGGGCCAACAACGAAGACGCCTTCCTCATAAAACCCGAATTAAATCTCTTTGTGGTTGCCGATGGCATGGGGGGGGCGGCCGCAGGGGAAGTCGCAAGCCAAATCTTTATCGATACCGCCCTCGAGGTCTTTTCCACCTCAATCCTACGCCCCGGAGAGGAGAGCTCCAGGTCGGTCCAAAAGGCCTTCCAGCTTGCCAATGAAAAGATCCTGAAATATTCGGCCACCCATCCCCATCATCAGGGCCTCGGTTGCACGGCAGAACTGATCACCTTCTCGAATCAGACCTACGTCTTAGGCCATGTGGGCGATAGCCGGACCTACCTCCTGAGAAAAGGAGAATTGAGACAGCTGACCCGGGACCACTCTTATCTTCAGGCACAGATCGATCAGGGGCTGCTCCAGAAAGAGGAGGCAAAACACCATCCCATGCGGCACGTCATCCTCCGGGCCGTTGGCATTGAAGAGGCCTTAGCCTTGGATTTGATCAGAGGGAGGGTCTTTCCGGGCGACCTCTTTCTGCTCTGCTCGGATGGGTTGACCGATATGGTGGAGGATGATGAAATCTTGAACCTCCTCCACTCCTCCCTCCGCCTCGATCAAAAAGGGGAGGGCCTGATCGATCTGGCCAAGGCCGCAGGGGGAAAGGACAATATCACCGTGGTCTTGTGCGAGATGGAGGAAAGGTGA
- a CDS encoding cytochrome c biogenesis protein ResB, with translation MGQKEKGWLSILFDFLRSVKLTIFLLILLALISVIGTVIKQNAPQEEYIRRYGIELYNILDFFNLFDMYHSWWFSAILLFLVLNLIACSLHRLPGVLKQIFREAELKGIEASSLKTLPFVEQIRLHLPPEDVASEIDSLLKKRFKRPKRIDGETYRGFYSEKGRFSRLGVYITHLSILIILVGGMIGSLFGFRGFVNILEGETVDHIFLRGKDGEMMRPIGFSLRCDDFRVIFYDLERPEKIVKEYMSDLTVLEEGKEVLKRTIEVNHPLQYRGLTFYQSSYGTIPDLTIGVQWKGKQEKRFLRGLEGETIGIPESQMRLRLLRYVPQVHNFGEGVQVALFEPNRPPKTLWVLKNFPKMEQPGEDSLILTLEEVKTKEYTGLQVTKDPGVWIVWVGCGLMIVGLILAFFYSHQRVWVVIPLKGDGEIVLAGSTNKNRVGFEKRFREIAEEVRNLVSGSKR, from the coding sequence ATGGGTCAAAAGGAGAAGGGGTGGTTAAGTATTCTTTTCGATTTTCTCCGTTCCGTTAAGCTTACTATATTTCTCCTCATTCTTCTTGCTCTAATCTCCGTCATCGGCACGGTGATCAAGCAGAACGCCCCCCAAGAGGAATATATCCGTCGCTACGGGATCGAGCTCTACAATATCCTTGATTTTTTCAATCTTTTCGATATGTACCATTCTTGGTGGTTCAGTGCCATCCTGCTGTTTCTCGTGCTCAATCTCATCGCTTGCTCCCTTCATCGCCTTCCTGGGGTTTTGAAACAGATCTTCCGAGAAGCCGAACTAAAGGGGATTGAAGCGTCGAGCCTTAAAACACTTCCTTTTGTGGAACAGATCCGCCTCCATTTGCCTCCGGAGGATGTCGCCTCCGAGATCGACTCCCTTTTAAAGAAAAGGTTCAAGAGGCCCAAACGAATCGACGGGGAAACCTATCGGGGGTTCTATTCGGAAAAAGGAAGGTTTTCGAGGCTTGGGGTCTATATTACCCATTTAAGCATCCTCATCATCCTTGTCGGCGGGATGATCGGGTCCCTTTTCGGATTCAGGGGATTCGTCAATATCCTGGAAGGGGAGACCGTGGACCATATCTTCCTGAGAGGCAAAGACGGGGAGATGATGAGACCGATCGGTTTTTCCCTCCGCTGTGACGATTTCAGGGTGATCTTTTATGACCTCGAGAGACCTGAGAAGATCGTCAAAGAGTACATGAGCGACCTGACCGTCCTTGAAGAGGGAAAAGAGGTGTTGAAGCGAACGATCGAGGTCAATCACCCCCTCCAATACAGGGGATTGACCTTTTATCAGTCCAGTTATGGAACGATCCCAGATCTGACCATCGGGGTTCAATGGAAGGGGAAGCAGGAGAAGCGATTCCTCAGGGGGCTTGAGGGTGAGACGATCGGGATCCCGGAATCCCAGATGAGGCTTCGCCTCCTGAGATATGTACCTCAGGTCCATAATTTTGGGGAAGGGGTCCAAGTCGCCCTTTTCGAGCCCAACCGGCCGCCCAAAACCCTCTGGGTGCTAAAGAACTTTCCGAAGATGGAACAGCCTGGGGAAGATTCTTTAATCCTCACCCTCGAAGAGGTGAAGACAAAAGAGTATACCGGCCTCCAGGTCACGAAAGACCCAGGGGTCTGGATCGTCTGGGTGGGCTGCGGCTTGATGATCGTCGGGCTCATCCTCGCCTTCTTCTATTCCCACCAGAGGGTCTGGGTGGTAATTCCCCTGAAAGGTGACGGTGAGATCGTCCTGGCAGGTTCGACGAATAAAAATAGGGTGGGGTTTGAAAAGAGGTTCAGGGAGATCGCGGAAGAGGTTCGCAATTTGGTCTCGGGTTCCAAACGGTGA
- a CDS encoding CsgG/HfaB family protein: MVTPNIKLWAKKALEEEKALRPVEARNTVAVLYFENKTGNPDLDPLQKGLALMLITDLSTLKGLQVVERIKLQALVEEMGFGTAGLVQPGTAPRVGRLLGARWIIGGEIVKGSIHLKSTLLDVGEQRIVGQPLVTGELADLFRLEKELLFKLIEFLKIEVSPQEREELRKYISTNLRALTLLFKGIEASDRGQYEKAGQFYESALKEDPKIFVARSALQELIQLKLIKPQKRTRELLNSLRDRSSLTDQLTPEDATRRGRGPSEITPSKGERPYNPD, from the coding sequence GTGGTAACCCCTAATATTAAACTCTGGGCCAAGAAGGCCCTTGAAGAGGAGAAAGCTCTTCGGCCCGTCGAAGCTCGAAATACGGTGGCGGTTCTCTATTTCGAGAACAAGACCGGCAATCCAGACCTCGATCCCCTTCAGAAGGGCCTCGCCCTGATGCTGATCACCGACCTCAGCACCCTCAAAGGGCTTCAGGTGGTGGAGCGAATCAAGTTGCAGGCCTTGGTGGAGGAGATGGGATTTGGAACCGCAGGCCTGGTTCAGCCCGGAACGGCTCCCCGGGTGGGAAGACTCCTGGGAGCCAGGTGGATCATCGGGGGAGAGATCGTCAAAGGGTCGATCCACCTCAAATCGACCCTCCTCGACGTAGGGGAGCAGAGAATTGTGGGGCAGCCCCTCGTGACGGGGGAATTGGCAGACCTGTTTCGTCTCGAAAAAGAGCTCCTCTTCAAGCTGATCGAATTTCTCAAGATCGAGGTCTCCCCGCAGGAGCGGGAGGAGCTTCGGAAATACATTTCCACCAATCTTCGGGCTCTTACCCTCCTCTTCAAGGGGATTGAGGCAAGCGACCGGGGGCAGTACGAAAAAGCCGGCCAATTCTATGAGTCGGCTCTTAAAGAGGATCCCAAGATCTTTGTGGCCCGGAGTGCCTTGCAGGAATTGATCCAGCTGAAATTGATCAAGCCGCAGAAGAGAACCCGTGAGCTTCTCAATTCCTTGAGAGATCGAAGCTCCCTCACGGATCAACTGACTCCCGAAGACGCAACGAGAAGGGGGCGGGGGCCTTCCGAGATAACCCCCTCCAAGGGCGAAAGGCCCTATAACCCAGATTAA
- a CDS encoding tetratricopeptide repeat protein, translated as MKKPVLNLGRFLMSVTVFLILGMPVSYGQVAPGQSAPTFSLKDLKGQVHDLSMLKDRSMVILYFFDVDSRPSQEGLFTLHQLARQHQEASMTVWAITLSSREKVSKFVESTGILFPVLQDVAKVSDLYRARQVLPTVCILGPGLKVLDYFQGGGKTTEAMLVRVAERELQRRQTKLAKAISDDVVKKNPQNVKAQTVKGYAALKEQNLKEAEEVFKEVSQKGGQGEILGKEGLATVYAKKGESEKALQLAREVEQKAPDRAYVHVVKGDLLYAQDKRKEAETEYQKGIQKKTVEPYQEALRYNQMGRYYANAGQYGKAREFYDQAIQIDPYYIEGTTNKGLTFEKEGKWDQALESYRMALALDKTDTFAAVLAKKAQEMIDLQKDLKRKERVDQLVKELAARFRAQKEEARKVEDAWTSPPMVLTFVDFQERGGLAERDGLSAVLMSQLADHLNASGRVKVVERILIDRLLEELNIGSSELANPETALKLGRVLAARLIGTGSLLYLPQGTLLNLRLIDTETTAIPQVTTRQIPPQASLEKELFQLNREILKTVVTKYPLRGYIVKVTGDQVVLNLGAKHGMVVGTKLEVIEEGEEITYKGKTLRGTPKSAGRMEVVRVEPDFSYAKILEQTRPFRTDDKVQERAEEVALR; from the coding sequence ATGAAAAAGCCAGTGCTCAACCTGGGTCGCTTCTTGATGTCGGTAACGGTCTTCCTGATCTTGGGCATGCCCGTAAGCTATGGACAGGTCGCACCGGGCCAGAGCGCCCCCACCTTCTCGTTGAAAGACCTGAAAGGCCAAGTCCATGACCTCTCGATGCTGAAGGACCGATCGATGGTGATCCTCTACTTTTTCGATGTCGACTCCCGGCCCAGCCAGGAGGGGCTCTTCACCCTCCACCAGCTTGCCAGACAACATCAGGAAGCGTCGATGACGGTATGGGCCATCACCCTCTCCTCCAGGGAGAAGGTCTCGAAATTCGTCGAAAGCACGGGGATCCTCTTCCCGGTTCTGCAGGACGTTGCCAAGGTGAGCGACCTTTACCGGGCCCGGCAGGTCCTTCCCACGGTTTGTATCCTCGGTCCAGGCCTGAAGGTCCTCGACTACTTCCAGGGAGGGGGAAAGACGACGGAGGCGATGCTCGTTCGGGTCGCCGAAAGGGAGCTCCAGAGGAGGCAGACCAAGCTTGCCAAGGCCATCAGCGACGATGTCGTGAAGAAGAATCCCCAGAACGTGAAAGCCCAGACCGTTAAGGGCTATGCGGCCCTCAAAGAGCAGAACCTGAAGGAGGCTGAGGAGGTCTTCAAAGAGGTCTCTCAAAAGGGTGGCCAGGGAGAGATCCTTGGCAAAGAGGGGCTCGCCACGGTCTATGCGAAGAAGGGGGAATCCGAAAAGGCCCTTCAGCTGGCGAGGGAGGTCGAGCAGAAGGCCCCTGATCGAGCCTATGTCCACGTCGTCAAGGGCGACCTGCTTTACGCCCAGGATAAGAGGAAGGAGGCCGAGACGGAATATCAGAAGGGGATACAGAAAAAGACCGTCGAACCCTATCAGGAGGCCCTCCGCTACAATCAAATGGGACGCTATTACGCCAACGCGGGACAATATGGTAAAGCTCGAGAATTCTACGACCAGGCGATCCAGATCGATCCTTATTATATCGAAGGGACGACCAATAAGGGGTTGACTTTTGAAAAAGAGGGCAAATGGGATCAGGCCCTCGAATCCTACCGGATGGCCCTGGCCCTCGATAAGACGGACACCTTTGCCGCCGTCCTTGCCAAAAAGGCCCAGGAGATGATCGATCTTCAGAAAGACCTCAAACGAAAAGAACGGGTCGATCAACTTGTGAAGGAGCTGGCCGCCCGCTTCAGGGCACAAAAGGAAGAGGCCAGGAAGGTCGAAGACGCCTGGACGTCTCCCCCTATGGTGCTGACCTTTGTCGATTTTCAGGAAAGGGGAGGCCTTGCCGAAAGAGATGGTCTTTCAGCCGTGCTGATGAGTCAGTTGGCGGACCATCTCAATGCCTCCGGAAGGGTCAAGGTCGTCGAAAGGATTTTGATCGACCGCCTCCTTGAGGAGCTGAACATCGGCTCGTCCGAACTGGCCAATCCGGAGACCGCCCTTAAATTGGGGCGGGTTCTGGCGGCCAGGCTGATCGGCACAGGCTCGCTCCTCTATCTCCCCCAGGGCACGCTCCTCAATCTGAGGCTGATCGATACCGAGACCACGGCCATCCCGCAGGTCACCACCCGACAGATCCCTCCCCAAGCCTCTCTCGAAAAGGAACTCTTTCAGCTGAATCGGGAGATTTTGAAGACGGTCGTGACCAAATATCCTCTGAGGGGATATATCGTCAAAGTCACGGGGGACCAGGTCGTCCTCAATCTCGGGGCGAAACATGGAATGGTGGTGGGAACCAAACTGGAAGTGATCGAGGAAGGGGAAGAGATAACCTATAAGGGTAAGACGCTACGGGGCACTCCCAAGTCTGCGGGCCGGATGGAGGTCGTTCGGGTCGAACCAGATTTCAGCTATGCCAAGATCCTCGAACAGACCCGGCCCTTCCGGACAGACGACAAAGTCCAGGAGAGGGCCGAGGAGGTCGCATTGAGATAG
- a CDS encoding serine protease, whose protein sequence is MRPNRCRAVLLWLLLIFSASPVFPRAEEKLLPLPVREIEHLLVRWLLQGGLEVHRQEREGLEIHLRGIKKEKEVLVLVLRPKSALATQVQVLRGEGEMRTSEEVLADLEAFLEGQFKEECPRASEKVSETIPQKVQQKMEALVCLGVSNGKETMQFTGFVADRKGLILSTAHDLKGISEVSVTLPDGRILRGSIKKIDPRRDLTLIDIRSKWNVSVPLSPIRRPLQHGDKIFALGCPNHTRRFLTGTIDGPMRWVNDLPLYQAEMEIQPGSSGSPVFDREGHLVGMIKGRYRGVSGIGFLIPVSTLADFMKD, encoded by the coding sequence GTGAGGCCGAACCGATGTCGGGCTGTTCTCCTCTGGCTCCTCTTGATCTTCTCCGCGAGCCCTGTTTTCCCTCGGGCCGAAGAGAAGCTTCTCCCCCTTCCCGTAAGAGAGATCGAGCATCTCCTCGTCCGATGGCTTCTCCAAGGGGGCTTAGAGGTTCACCGACAGGAGAGGGAAGGGTTGGAGATTCACCTCAGGGGAATCAAAAAAGAGAAGGAGGTGTTGGTCCTCGTCCTCAGGCCGAAATCGGCCTTAGCCACCCAGGTCCAGGTCCTTCGTGGGGAAGGGGAGATGAGAACTTCGGAGGAGGTCCTGGCTGACCTTGAGGCCTTTCTTGAGGGCCAATTCAAAGAAGAATGTCCGAGAGCCTCCGAGAAAGTTTCTGAGACGATTCCACAGAAAGTCCAGCAGAAAATGGAGGCCCTGGTCTGTCTGGGCGTCTCCAACGGGAAGGAAACGATGCAGTTTACCGGCTTCGTCGCGGACCGCAAAGGCCTCATCCTATCCACCGCGCACGATCTCAAAGGCATCTCGGAGGTCTCGGTCACCCTTCCGGATGGACGGATCCTACGGGGTTCCATCAAGAAGATCGATCCCCGCCGGGATCTGACTCTGATCGATATCCGCTCGAAATGGAATGTCTCGGTTCCCCTTTCGCCCATTCGGAGACCCCTCCAACACGGAGATAAAATCTTCGCCCTCGGCTGTCCCAATCATACGAGACGCTTCCTCACCGGTACGATCGACGGCCCCATGAGGTGGGTCAATGATCTTCCCCTTTATCAGGCGGAAATGGAGATTCAACCGGGAAGCAGCGGAAGCCCCGTCTTTGACCGTGAAGGGCATTTGGTGGGGATGATCAAGGGGAGGTATCGGGGGGTTTCGGGGATCGGGTTTCTCATCCCCGTCTCCACCCTCGCGGACTTCATGAAGGATTGA
- a CDS encoding CsgG/HfaB family protein, giving the protein MRKRDLTGTIFFLCGLWILTGCATSPPGEQKVETIAVWDLDDLSPAKGTRLPMGEILAGKIIEFLKERREYVVVERQRLLLALEELRLGSTALVDEATRLRLGKMLGAKQMVFGGYQVIGGQMRLDLRLVEVETGRVRRAVQKTSASGSLEGWMEATRKAAEELLR; this is encoded by the coding sequence ATGAGGAAGAGAGACCTGACCGGGACGATTTTTTTCTTGTGTGGCTTATGGATTCTGACCGGCTGCGCCACTTCCCCCCCGGGGGAGCAGAAGGTAGAAACGATCGCCGTCTGGGACCTCGATGATCTGAGCCCGGCCAAAGGGACAAGGCTTCCCATGGGAGAAATCCTTGCCGGGAAGATCATCGAATTTCTGAAGGAGCGCAGGGAGTATGTCGTGGTCGAGAGGCAGCGCCTTCTGCTTGCCCTTGAAGAGCTTCGTCTGGGGTCCACCGCCTTGGTCGACGAAGCGACCCGGCTGAGACTGGGAAAAATGCTCGGGGCGAAGCAGATGGTCTTCGGCGGCTATCAGGTCATCGGAGGTCAGATGCGCCTCGATTTGAGGCTCGTGGAAGTCGAAACCGGAAGGGTGAGAAGGGCGGTCCAGAAAACTTCCGCCTCCGGTAGCCTTGAAGGGTGGATGGAGGCGACGAGGAAGGCCGCCGAAGAACTTCTTCGGTAG
- a CDS encoding protein kinase, protein MKYGRYEIIEELGKGSMGVVYKAYDPQIDRSIALKVLREDRVTSEAFVQRFLKEARAIGRLSHPNIVTIYDVGEDHGTIFIAMELLEGIPLNRVVQEGKVSFQEIARWGAQIAETLGYAHQKGIVHRDVKPSNILLQKDGQIKITDFGIAHIEDPSALVQTQAGEILGTPAYMSPEQVQGRPVDGRSDLFSLGIVLYELATRQRPFVGENMSAIFQAIVQAHPPEPSQINPSIPPKLSQTILRCLKKGPEERFQTGSALARALLESVEEKPSVSQEEKGARSRFLPMLILVLMLLGLGGTGYWFVTSKGSKPDVVEKVLLGSLRIESHPLGAQVFIDGAFKGNAPLTLSLPVGKHEVRITHPDHHDWEAQVQITEEGETPLQVRLIPIREGNR, encoded by the coding sequence ATGAAATACGGCCGTTACGAGATTATCGAAGAGCTGGGCAAAGGGTCGATGGGGGTCGTCTATAAGGCGTACGATCCCCAGATCGACCGGTCCATCGCCCTCAAGGTGCTCCGGGAAGACCGGGTCACCAGCGAGGCCTTTGTCCAACGCTTTCTGAAAGAAGCCAGGGCGATCGGCAGGCTTTCCCACCCGAACATCGTGACGATCTATGATGTAGGGGAAGACCATGGGACCATCTTCATCGCCATGGAGCTCCTCGAAGGGATCCCGCTAAATCGGGTGGTTCAGGAGGGAAAGGTCTCTTTTCAGGAGATCGCCCGTTGGGGGGCCCAGATCGCCGAAACCCTCGGTTATGCCCATCAGAAGGGGATCGTCCACAGGGATGTGAAACCGAGCAACATCCTCCTCCAAAAAGACGGCCAGATCAAGATCACCGATTTCGGAATCGCCCACATCGAAGACCCTTCGGCCCTGGTTCAGACGCAAGCCGGGGAGATCCTGGGCACCCCAGCCTACATGTCGCCAGAGCAGGTCCAGGGGCGTCCGGTGGATGGCCGTTCGGACCTCTTCTCTTTGGGCATCGTGCTCTACGAACTGGCCACCCGTCAGAGGCCCTTTGTGGGCGAAAATATGTCGGCCATCTTCCAGGCCATCGTCCAGGCCCATCCTCCCGAGCCTTCCCAGATCAACCCGTCCATTCCCCCGAAACTGTCTCAAACCATTTTGAGATGCCTCAAAAAGGGGCCGGAGGAACGCTTCCAAACGGGTTCTGCCCTGGCCCGGGCCTTGCTGGAATCGGTCGAAGAGAAGCCCTCCGTCTCCCAAGAGGAGAAAGGGGCGAGATCGCGCTTTCTCCCCATGCTGATATTGGTTCTGATGCTTTTGGGCCTGGGGGGGACAGGCTATTGGTTTGTCACTTCGAAAGGGTCGAAACCGGATGTCGTGGAAAAGGTCCTCCTGGGCTCGTTGAGGATCGAGAGTCATCCCCTCGGAGCACAGGTCTTCATCGACGGTGCTTTTAAAGGGAATGCCCCTTTAACCTTGAGCCTTCCGGTCGGCAAGCATGAGGTTCGGATCACCCATCCAGACCACCACGACTGGGAGGCGCAGGTCCAGATCACCGAGGAAGGAGAAACCCCTTTGCAGGTGCGGTTGATTCCCATCCGCGAAGGGAATAGATGA